In Musa acuminata AAA Group cultivar baxijiao chromosome BXJ2-3, Cavendish_Baxijiao_AAA, whole genome shotgun sequence, the following proteins share a genomic window:
- the LOC135582301 gene encoding uncharacterized protein LOC135582301 isoform X4, with amino-acid sequence MNSKARASLPAMKASLKRDKVDLNPRRGICKERKVEMQGNGSMIIANGPNRCQSRRERKIALQRDVDKLRKKLRKEESVHSALERAFTRPRGALPRLPPYLPSHTLELLAEVAVLEEEVVRLEEQVVNFRQGLYQEAIYSSSCKKSKKLGYDVHPLTRNSKTLEQPQFMKASTSTQWSLNMDQNMPSSNKFVYGKFAPNKMNSSISITENQQGKENQLRTNIGKNCKQTPVKRDIKIAAATLGNRQVDAQPKCDALDHERTEKNSRRLSDEAILNQSSAPKEATLCESSGPNKLSEDILKCLMNIFSRMSSPGNTKELLETSPVSYCSASLEETDSLDPYGICAEFGKRDIGPYKHLRAVEASSKFPNLLSSCSFFTCRLKCLLRELASADLSNLTHQQKIAFWINIYNSCMMNAFLKKGIPASPEIIIALMLKAVINVGGHLLNAMTIEHFILRLPYSLKHVCPKGSKSDHVTVRGLFGLEWPEPLVTFALSCGSWSSPAVRVYTAAQVDKELERAKRDYLQAAVGICTPNKLAIPKLLDWYLRDFAKDVESLMDWICLQLPDELRTEGIKCLEVARRSPIPQPIQVLPYEFRFRDQNIQFVSDNNSEL; translated from the exons ATGAATTCCAAGGCGCGGGCGTCGTTGCCGGCCATGAAAGCTTCCCTGAAGCGCGATAAAGTAGACTTAAACCCGAGACGG GGAATCTGCAAGGAGAGGAAGGTTGAGATGCAGGGGAATGGATCGATGATCATAGCAAATGGACCCAACAGATGCCAATCCAGGAGAGAGAGGAAGATTGCTCTGCAGCGAGAT GTTGATAAGCTTAGGAAGAAGCTAAGGAAGGAAGAGAGTGTCCACAGCGCCTTGGAGAGGGCTTTCACGAGACCTCGGGGTGCTCTTCCTCGCCTTCCACCATATTTGCCTTCACAT ACACTAGAACTTTTGGCTGAAGTAGCTGTTTTAGAAGAAGAGGTGGTTCGCCTTGAAGAACAGGTGGTGAACTTTCGGCAAGGCCTCTATCAGGAAGCTATCTACAGCTCATCCTGCAAGAAATCCAAGAAATTAGGATATGACGTCCACCCCCTTACTCGAAACTCCAAAACCTTGGAGCAACCACAATTCATGAAAGCGTCAACCTCGACACAGTGGTCTTTAAACATGGACCAAAATATGCCTTCCTCTAATAAGTTTGTTTATGGAAAATTTGCACCAAACAAGATGAATTCATCCATATCCATTACTGAAAATCAGCAAGGAAAAGAGAATCAATTAAGAACTAATATTGGTAAGAACTGTAAACAGACTCCAGTTAAGAGAGATATAAAAATAGCAGCAGCTACTTTGGGAAACAGGCAGGTGGATGCACAG CCAAAGTGTGATGCTTTGGATCATGAAAGAACTGAAAAGAACTCACGGAGGTTGTCAGATGAAGCAATATTAAACCAGTCCAGTGCTCCGAAGGAAGCAACATTATGTGAGTCAAGTGGCCCAAACAAACTATCCGAGGACATCTTGAAGTGCCTGATGAACATATTCTCACGGATGAGCTCTCCAGGGAACACAAAAGAGCTTCTGGAGACATCTCCTGTATCATATTGTAGTGCAAGTTTGGAAGAAACAGATTCTCTAGACCCATATGGTATCTGTGCAGAATTTGGAAAAAGGGATATCGGGCCATATAAGCATTTGCGAGCAGTTGAAGCAAGCTCAAAATTTCCAAACCTCCTGTCGAGTTGTTCATTTTTTACATGTAGACTGAA ATGTTTGCTCAGAGAACTTGCATCAGCAGATTTATCAAATCTCACACATCAGCAGAAGATTGCATTCTGGATTAACATTTACAATTCATGCATGATGAAT GCATTTCTCAAGAAAGGCATTCCAGCAAGTCCTGAGATTATTATCGCGCTGATGCTAAAG GCTGTGATTAATGTGGGTGGTCACTTGCTCAATGCAATGACAATTGAACATTTCATATTGAGGCTTCCCTACAGTTTGAAACAT GTCTGCCCTAAGGGATCTAAAAGCGATCATGTCACGGTGCGAGGCTTATTTGGATTGGAATGGCCGGAACCCTTGGTTACATTTGCACTTTCATGTGGGAGCTGGTCATCCCCTGCT GTGAGAGTATACACTGCAGCCCAAGTTGATAAAGAGTTAGAAAGAGCCAAGAGGGATTATTTGCAAGCAGCTGTCGGTATATGCACACCAAACAAACTGGCAATTCCTAAGTTGCTTGATTGGTACCTTCGTGATTTCGCAAAAGATGTGGAGTCATTAATGGATTGGATCTGCTTGCAACTGCCAGATGAGTTGAGGACCGAAGGAATTAAATGCCTAGAGGTGGCCAGAAGAAGTCCAATTCCACAGCCAATTCAAGTTCTTCCTTATGAGTTCAGATTCAG GGACCAAAATATTCAATTTGTCTCGGATAACAATTCAGAACTTTGA
- the LOC135582301 gene encoding uncharacterized protein LOC135582301 isoform X5 gives MNSKARASLPAMKASLKRDKVDLNPRRGICKERKVEMQGNGSMIIANGPNRCQSRRERKIALQRDVDKLRKKLRKEESVHSALERAFTRPRGALPRLPPYLPSHTLELLAEVAVLEEEVVRLEEQVVNFRQGLYQEAIYSSSCKKSKKLGYDVHPLTRNSKTLEQPQFMKASTSTQWSLNMDQNMPSSNKFVYGKFAPNKMNSSISITENQQGKENQLRTNIGKNCKQTPVKRDIKIAAATLGNRQVDAQPKCDALDHERTEKNSRRLSDEAILNQSSAPKEATLCESSGPNKLSEDILKCLMNIFSRMSSPGNTKELLETSPVSYCSASLEETDSLDPYGICAEFGKRDIGPYKHLRAVEASSKFPNLLSSCSFFTCRLKCLLRELASADLSNLTHQQKIAFWINIYNSCMMNAFLKKGIPASPEIIIALMLKAVINVGGHLLNAMTIEHFILRLPYSLKHVCPKGSKSDHVTVRGLFGLEWPEPLVTFALSCGSWSSPAVRVYTAAQVDKELERAKRDYLQAAVGICTPNKLAIPKLLDWYLRDFAKDVESLMDWICLQLPDELRTEGIKCLEVARRSPIPQPIQVLPYEFRFSTC, from the exons ATGAATTCCAAGGCGCGGGCGTCGTTGCCGGCCATGAAAGCTTCCCTGAAGCGCGATAAAGTAGACTTAAACCCGAGACGG GGAATCTGCAAGGAGAGGAAGGTTGAGATGCAGGGGAATGGATCGATGATCATAGCAAATGGACCCAACAGATGCCAATCCAGGAGAGAGAGGAAGATTGCTCTGCAGCGAGAT GTTGATAAGCTTAGGAAGAAGCTAAGGAAGGAAGAGAGTGTCCACAGCGCCTTGGAGAGGGCTTTCACGAGACCTCGGGGTGCTCTTCCTCGCCTTCCACCATATTTGCCTTCACAT ACACTAGAACTTTTGGCTGAAGTAGCTGTTTTAGAAGAAGAGGTGGTTCGCCTTGAAGAACAGGTGGTGAACTTTCGGCAAGGCCTCTATCAGGAAGCTATCTACAGCTCATCCTGCAAGAAATCCAAGAAATTAGGATATGACGTCCACCCCCTTACTCGAAACTCCAAAACCTTGGAGCAACCACAATTCATGAAAGCGTCAACCTCGACACAGTGGTCTTTAAACATGGACCAAAATATGCCTTCCTCTAATAAGTTTGTTTATGGAAAATTTGCACCAAACAAGATGAATTCATCCATATCCATTACTGAAAATCAGCAAGGAAAAGAGAATCAATTAAGAACTAATATTGGTAAGAACTGTAAACAGACTCCAGTTAAGAGAGATATAAAAATAGCAGCAGCTACTTTGGGAAACAGGCAGGTGGATGCACAG CCAAAGTGTGATGCTTTGGATCATGAAAGAACTGAAAAGAACTCACGGAGGTTGTCAGATGAAGCAATATTAAACCAGTCCAGTGCTCCGAAGGAAGCAACATTATGTGAGTCAAGTGGCCCAAACAAACTATCCGAGGACATCTTGAAGTGCCTGATGAACATATTCTCACGGATGAGCTCTCCAGGGAACACAAAAGAGCTTCTGGAGACATCTCCTGTATCATATTGTAGTGCAAGTTTGGAAGAAACAGATTCTCTAGACCCATATGGTATCTGTGCAGAATTTGGAAAAAGGGATATCGGGCCATATAAGCATTTGCGAGCAGTTGAAGCAAGCTCAAAATTTCCAAACCTCCTGTCGAGTTGTTCATTTTTTACATGTAGACTGAA ATGTTTGCTCAGAGAACTTGCATCAGCAGATTTATCAAATCTCACACATCAGCAGAAGATTGCATTCTGGATTAACATTTACAATTCATGCATGATGAAT GCATTTCTCAAGAAAGGCATTCCAGCAAGTCCTGAGATTATTATCGCGCTGATGCTAAAG GCTGTGATTAATGTGGGTGGTCACTTGCTCAATGCAATGACAATTGAACATTTCATATTGAGGCTTCCCTACAGTTTGAAACAT GTCTGCCCTAAGGGATCTAAAAGCGATCATGTCACGGTGCGAGGCTTATTTGGATTGGAATGGCCGGAACCCTTGGTTACATTTGCACTTTCATGTGGGAGCTGGTCATCCCCTGCT GTGAGAGTATACACTGCAGCCCAAGTTGATAAAGAGTTAGAAAGAGCCAAGAGGGATTATTTGCAAGCAGCTGTCGGTATATGCACACCAAACAAACTGGCAATTCCTAAGTTGCTTGATTGGTACCTTCGTGATTTCGCAAAAGATGTGGAGTCATTAATGGATTGGATCTGCTTGCAACTGCCAGATGAGTTGAGGACCGAAGGAATTAAATGCCTAGAGGTGGCCAGAAGAAGTCCAATTCCACAGCCAATTCAAGTTCTTCCTTATGAGTTCAGATTCAG TACATGTTGA
- the LOC135582301 gene encoding uncharacterized protein LOC135582301 isoform X3, translating into MDCYFEGICKERKVEMQGNGSMIIANGPNRCQSRRERKIALQRDVDKLRKKLRKEESVHSALERAFTRPRGALPRLPPYLPSHTLELLAEVAVLEEEVVRLEEQVVNFRQGLYQEAIYSSSCKKSKKLGYDVHPLTRNSKTLEQPQFMKASTSTQWSLNMDQNMPSSNKFVYGKFAPNKMNSSISITENQQGKENQLRTNIGKNCKQTPVKRDIKIAAATLGNRQVDAQPKCDALDHERTEKNSRRLSDEAILNQSSAPKEATLCESSGPNKLSEDILKCLMNIFSRMSSPGNTKELLETSPVSYCSASLEETDSLDPYGICAEFGKRDIGPYKHLRAVEASSKFPNLLSSCSFFTCRLKCLLRELASADLSNLTHQQKIAFWINIYNSCMMNAFLKKGIPASPEIIIALMLKAVINVGGHLLNAMTIEHFILRLPYSLKHVCPKGSKSDHVTVRGLFGLEWPEPLVTFALSCGSWSSPAVRVYTAAQVDKELERAKRDYLQAAVGICTPNKLAIPKLLDWYLRDFAKDVESLMDWICLQLPDELRTEGIKCLEVARRSPIPQPIQVLPYEFRFSREELRAYKLWPLNLSRSRIIGNIYIIHRGRFILSSRFPAENNWVCSLTLAIYFSTPSLEKMNKKIKSDDKHVMLIHNIVFGS; encoded by the exons ATGGATTGTTATTTCGAG GGAATCTGCAAGGAGAGGAAGGTTGAGATGCAGGGGAATGGATCGATGATCATAGCAAATGGACCCAACAGATGCCAATCCAGGAGAGAGAGGAAGATTGCTCTGCAGCGAGAT GTTGATAAGCTTAGGAAGAAGCTAAGGAAGGAAGAGAGTGTCCACAGCGCCTTGGAGAGGGCTTTCACGAGACCTCGGGGTGCTCTTCCTCGCCTTCCACCATATTTGCCTTCACAT ACACTAGAACTTTTGGCTGAAGTAGCTGTTTTAGAAGAAGAGGTGGTTCGCCTTGAAGAACAGGTGGTGAACTTTCGGCAAGGCCTCTATCAGGAAGCTATCTACAGCTCATCCTGCAAGAAATCCAAGAAATTAGGATATGACGTCCACCCCCTTACTCGAAACTCCAAAACCTTGGAGCAACCACAATTCATGAAAGCGTCAACCTCGACACAGTGGTCTTTAAACATGGACCAAAATATGCCTTCCTCTAATAAGTTTGTTTATGGAAAATTTGCACCAAACAAGATGAATTCATCCATATCCATTACTGAAAATCAGCAAGGAAAAGAGAATCAATTAAGAACTAATATTGGTAAGAACTGTAAACAGACTCCAGTTAAGAGAGATATAAAAATAGCAGCAGCTACTTTGGGAAACAGGCAGGTGGATGCACAG CCAAAGTGTGATGCTTTGGATCATGAAAGAACTGAAAAGAACTCACGGAGGTTGTCAGATGAAGCAATATTAAACCAGTCCAGTGCTCCGAAGGAAGCAACATTATGTGAGTCAAGTGGCCCAAACAAACTATCCGAGGACATCTTGAAGTGCCTGATGAACATATTCTCACGGATGAGCTCTCCAGGGAACACAAAAGAGCTTCTGGAGACATCTCCTGTATCATATTGTAGTGCAAGTTTGGAAGAAACAGATTCTCTAGACCCATATGGTATCTGTGCAGAATTTGGAAAAAGGGATATCGGGCCATATAAGCATTTGCGAGCAGTTGAAGCAAGCTCAAAATTTCCAAACCTCCTGTCGAGTTGTTCATTTTTTACATGTAGACTGAA ATGTTTGCTCAGAGAACTTGCATCAGCAGATTTATCAAATCTCACACATCAGCAGAAGATTGCATTCTGGATTAACATTTACAATTCATGCATGATGAAT GCATTTCTCAAGAAAGGCATTCCAGCAAGTCCTGAGATTATTATCGCGCTGATGCTAAAG GCTGTGATTAATGTGGGTGGTCACTTGCTCAATGCAATGACAATTGAACATTTCATATTGAGGCTTCCCTACAGTTTGAAACAT GTCTGCCCTAAGGGATCTAAAAGCGATCATGTCACGGTGCGAGGCTTATTTGGATTGGAATGGCCGGAACCCTTGGTTACATTTGCACTTTCATGTGGGAGCTGGTCATCCCCTGCT GTGAGAGTATACACTGCAGCCCAAGTTGATAAAGAGTTAGAAAGAGCCAAGAGGGATTATTTGCAAGCAGCTGTCGGTATATGCACACCAAACAAACTGGCAATTCCTAAGTTGCTTGATTGGTACCTTCGTGATTTCGCAAAAGATGTGGAGTCATTAATGGATTGGATCTGCTTGCAACTGCCAGATGAGTTGAGGACCGAAGGAATTAAATGCCTAGAGGTGGCCAGAAGAAGTCCAATTCCACAGCCAATTCAAGTTCTTCCTTATGAGTTCAGATTCAG TCGCGAGGAATTGCGAGCGTATAAACTGTGGCCATTGAACCTATCCAGATCTCGCATCATTGGCAACATTTACATTATACACAGAGGAAGATTCATATTGTCTTCTAGATTTCCAGCTGAGAATAACTGGGTCTGTTCATTAACACTTGCTATTTACTTCTCGACCCCATCTTTGGAAAAAATGAACAAGAAAATTAAAAGCGATGACAAGCATGTGATGTTGATTCATAATATAGTTTTTGGATCATAA
- the LOC135582301 gene encoding uncharacterized protein LOC135582301 isoform X2, with amino-acid sequence MNSKARASLPAMKASLKRDKGICKERKVEMQGNGSMIIANGPNRCQSRRERKIALQRDVDKLRKKLRKEESVHSALERAFTRPRGALPRLPPYLPSHTLELLAEVAVLEEEVVRLEEQVVNFRQGLYQEAIYSSSCKKSKKLGYDVHPLTRNSKTLEQPQFMKASTSTQWSLNMDQNMPSSNKFVYGKFAPNKMNSSISITENQQGKENQLRTNIGKNCKQTPVKRDIKIAAATLGNRQVDAQPKCDALDHERTEKNSRRLSDEAILNQSSAPKEATLCESSGPNKLSEDILKCLMNIFSRMSSPGNTKELLETSPVSYCSASLEETDSLDPYGICAEFGKRDIGPYKHLRAVEASSKFPNLLSSCSFFTCRLKCLLRELASADLSNLTHQQKIAFWINIYNSCMMNAFLKKGIPASPEIIIALMLKAVINVGGHLLNAMTIEHFILRLPYSLKHVCPKGSKSDHVTVRGLFGLEWPEPLVTFALSCGSWSSPAVRVYTAAQVDKELERAKRDYLQAAVGICTPNKLAIPKLLDWYLRDFAKDVESLMDWICLQLPDELRTEGIKCLEVARRSPIPQPIQVLPYEFRFSREELRAYKLWPLNLSRSRIIGNIYIIHRGRFILSSRFPAENNWVCSLTLAIYFSTPSLEKMNKKIKSDDKHVMLIHNIVFGS; translated from the exons ATGAATTCCAAGGCGCGGGCGTCGTTGCCGGCCATGAAAGCTTCCCTGAAGCGCGATAAA GGAATCTGCAAGGAGAGGAAGGTTGAGATGCAGGGGAATGGATCGATGATCATAGCAAATGGACCCAACAGATGCCAATCCAGGAGAGAGAGGAAGATTGCTCTGCAGCGAGAT GTTGATAAGCTTAGGAAGAAGCTAAGGAAGGAAGAGAGTGTCCACAGCGCCTTGGAGAGGGCTTTCACGAGACCTCGGGGTGCTCTTCCTCGCCTTCCACCATATTTGCCTTCACAT ACACTAGAACTTTTGGCTGAAGTAGCTGTTTTAGAAGAAGAGGTGGTTCGCCTTGAAGAACAGGTGGTGAACTTTCGGCAAGGCCTCTATCAGGAAGCTATCTACAGCTCATCCTGCAAGAAATCCAAGAAATTAGGATATGACGTCCACCCCCTTACTCGAAACTCCAAAACCTTGGAGCAACCACAATTCATGAAAGCGTCAACCTCGACACAGTGGTCTTTAAACATGGACCAAAATATGCCTTCCTCTAATAAGTTTGTTTATGGAAAATTTGCACCAAACAAGATGAATTCATCCATATCCATTACTGAAAATCAGCAAGGAAAAGAGAATCAATTAAGAACTAATATTGGTAAGAACTGTAAACAGACTCCAGTTAAGAGAGATATAAAAATAGCAGCAGCTACTTTGGGAAACAGGCAGGTGGATGCACAG CCAAAGTGTGATGCTTTGGATCATGAAAGAACTGAAAAGAACTCACGGAGGTTGTCAGATGAAGCAATATTAAACCAGTCCAGTGCTCCGAAGGAAGCAACATTATGTGAGTCAAGTGGCCCAAACAAACTATCCGAGGACATCTTGAAGTGCCTGATGAACATATTCTCACGGATGAGCTCTCCAGGGAACACAAAAGAGCTTCTGGAGACATCTCCTGTATCATATTGTAGTGCAAGTTTGGAAGAAACAGATTCTCTAGACCCATATGGTATCTGTGCAGAATTTGGAAAAAGGGATATCGGGCCATATAAGCATTTGCGAGCAGTTGAAGCAAGCTCAAAATTTCCAAACCTCCTGTCGAGTTGTTCATTTTTTACATGTAGACTGAA ATGTTTGCTCAGAGAACTTGCATCAGCAGATTTATCAAATCTCACACATCAGCAGAAGATTGCATTCTGGATTAACATTTACAATTCATGCATGATGAAT GCATTTCTCAAGAAAGGCATTCCAGCAAGTCCTGAGATTATTATCGCGCTGATGCTAAAG GCTGTGATTAATGTGGGTGGTCACTTGCTCAATGCAATGACAATTGAACATTTCATATTGAGGCTTCCCTACAGTTTGAAACAT GTCTGCCCTAAGGGATCTAAAAGCGATCATGTCACGGTGCGAGGCTTATTTGGATTGGAATGGCCGGAACCCTTGGTTACATTTGCACTTTCATGTGGGAGCTGGTCATCCCCTGCT GTGAGAGTATACACTGCAGCCCAAGTTGATAAAGAGTTAGAAAGAGCCAAGAGGGATTATTTGCAAGCAGCTGTCGGTATATGCACACCAAACAAACTGGCAATTCCTAAGTTGCTTGATTGGTACCTTCGTGATTTCGCAAAAGATGTGGAGTCATTAATGGATTGGATCTGCTTGCAACTGCCAGATGAGTTGAGGACCGAAGGAATTAAATGCCTAGAGGTGGCCAGAAGAAGTCCAATTCCACAGCCAATTCAAGTTCTTCCTTATGAGTTCAGATTCAG TCGCGAGGAATTGCGAGCGTATAAACTGTGGCCATTGAACCTATCCAGATCTCGCATCATTGGCAACATTTACATTATACACAGAGGAAGATTCATATTGTCTTCTAGATTTCCAGCTGAGAATAACTGGGTCTGTTCATTAACACTTGCTATTTACTTCTCGACCCCATCTTTGGAAAAAATGAACAAGAAAATTAAAAGCGATGACAAGCATGTGATGTTGATTCATAATATAGTTTTTGGATCATAA
- the LOC135582301 gene encoding uncharacterized protein LOC135582301 isoform X8, giving the protein MKASTSTQWSLNMDQNMPSSNKFVYGKFAPNKMNSSISITENQQGKENQLRTNIGKNCKQTPVKRDIKIAAATLGNRQVDAQPKCDALDHERTEKNSRRLSDEAILNQSSAPKEATLCESSGPNKLSEDILKCLMNIFSRMSSPGNTKELLETSPVSYCSASLEETDSLDPYGICAEFGKRDIGPYKHLRAVEASSKFPNLLSSCSFFTCRLKCLLRELASADLSNLTHQQKIAFWINIYNSCMMNAFLKKGIPASPEIIIALMLKAVINVGGHLLNAMTIEHFILRLPYSLKHVCPKGSKSDHVTVRGLFGLEWPEPLVTFALSCGSWSSPAVRVYTAAQVDKELERAKRDYLQAAVGICTPNKLAIPKLLDWYLRDFAKDVESLMDWICLQLPDELRTEGIKCLEVARRSPIPQPIQVLPYEFRFSREELRAYKLWPLNLSRSRIIGNIYIIHRGRFILSSRFPAENNWVCSLTLAIYFSTPSLEKMNKKIKSDDKHVMLIHNIVFGS; this is encoded by the exons ATGAAAGCGTCAACCTCGACACAGTGGTCTTTAAACATGGACCAAAATATGCCTTCCTCTAATAAGTTTGTTTATGGAAAATTTGCACCAAACAAGATGAATTCATCCATATCCATTACTGAAAATCAGCAAGGAAAAGAGAATCAATTAAGAACTAATATTGGTAAGAACTGTAAACAGACTCCAGTTAAGAGAGATATAAAAATAGCAGCAGCTACTTTGGGAAACAGGCAGGTGGATGCACAG CCAAAGTGTGATGCTTTGGATCATGAAAGAACTGAAAAGAACTCACGGAGGTTGTCAGATGAAGCAATATTAAACCAGTCCAGTGCTCCGAAGGAAGCAACATTATGTGAGTCAAGTGGCCCAAACAAACTATCCGAGGACATCTTGAAGTGCCTGATGAACATATTCTCACGGATGAGCTCTCCAGGGAACACAAAAGAGCTTCTGGAGACATCTCCTGTATCATATTGTAGTGCAAGTTTGGAAGAAACAGATTCTCTAGACCCATATGGTATCTGTGCAGAATTTGGAAAAAGGGATATCGGGCCATATAAGCATTTGCGAGCAGTTGAAGCAAGCTCAAAATTTCCAAACCTCCTGTCGAGTTGTTCATTTTTTACATGTAGACTGAA ATGTTTGCTCAGAGAACTTGCATCAGCAGATTTATCAAATCTCACACATCAGCAGAAGATTGCATTCTGGATTAACATTTACAATTCATGCATGATGAAT GCATTTCTCAAGAAAGGCATTCCAGCAAGTCCTGAGATTATTATCGCGCTGATGCTAAAG GCTGTGATTAATGTGGGTGGTCACTTGCTCAATGCAATGACAATTGAACATTTCATATTGAGGCTTCCCTACAGTTTGAAACAT GTCTGCCCTAAGGGATCTAAAAGCGATCATGTCACGGTGCGAGGCTTATTTGGATTGGAATGGCCGGAACCCTTGGTTACATTTGCACTTTCATGTGGGAGCTGGTCATCCCCTGCT GTGAGAGTATACACTGCAGCCCAAGTTGATAAAGAGTTAGAAAGAGCCAAGAGGGATTATTTGCAAGCAGCTGTCGGTATATGCACACCAAACAAACTGGCAATTCCTAAGTTGCTTGATTGGTACCTTCGTGATTTCGCAAAAGATGTGGAGTCATTAATGGATTGGATCTGCTTGCAACTGCCAGATGAGTTGAGGACCGAAGGAATTAAATGCCTAGAGGTGGCCAGAAGAAGTCCAATTCCACAGCCAATTCAAGTTCTTCCTTATGAGTTCAGATTCAG TCGCGAGGAATTGCGAGCGTATAAACTGTGGCCATTGAACCTATCCAGATCTCGCATCATTGGCAACATTTACATTATACACAGAGGAAGATTCATATTGTCTTCTAGATTTCCAGCTGAGAATAACTGGGTCTGTTCATTAACACTTGCTATTTACTTCTCGACCCCATCTTTGGAAAAAATGAACAAGAAAATTAAAAGCGATGACAAGCATGTGATGTTGATTCATAATATAGTTTTTGGATCATAA
- the LOC135582301 gene encoding uncharacterized protein LOC135582301 isoform X7 encodes MNSKARASLPAMKASLKRDKVDLNPRRGICKERKVEMQGNGSMIIANGPNRCQSRRERKIALQRDVDKLRKKLRKEESVHSALERAFTRPRGALPRLPPYLPSHPKCDALDHERTEKNSRRLSDEAILNQSSAPKEATLCESSGPNKLSEDILKCLMNIFSRMSSPGNTKELLETSPVSYCSASLEETDSLDPYGICAEFGKRDIGPYKHLRAVEASSKFPNLLSSCSFFTCRLKCLLRELASADLSNLTHQQKIAFWINIYNSCMMNAFLKKGIPASPEIIIALMLKAVINVGGHLLNAMTIEHFILRLPYSLKHVCPKGSKSDHVTVRGLFGLEWPEPLVTFALSCGSWSSPAVRVYTAAQVDKELERAKRDYLQAAVGICTPNKLAIPKLLDWYLRDFAKDVESLMDWICLQLPDELRTEGIKCLEVARRSPIPQPIQVLPYEFRFSREELRAYKLWPLNLSRSRIIGNIYIIHRGRFILSSRFPAENNWVCSLTLAIYFSTPSLEKMNKKIKSDDKHVMLIHNIVFGS; translated from the exons ATGAATTCCAAGGCGCGGGCGTCGTTGCCGGCCATGAAAGCTTCCCTGAAGCGCGATAAAGTAGACTTAAACCCGAGACGG GGAATCTGCAAGGAGAGGAAGGTTGAGATGCAGGGGAATGGATCGATGATCATAGCAAATGGACCCAACAGATGCCAATCCAGGAGAGAGAGGAAGATTGCTCTGCAGCGAGAT GTTGATAAGCTTAGGAAGAAGCTAAGGAAGGAAGAGAGTGTCCACAGCGCCTTGGAGAGGGCTTTCACGAGACCTCGGGGTGCTCTTCCTCGCCTTCCACCATATTTGCCTTCACAT CCAAAGTGTGATGCTTTGGATCATGAAAGAACTGAAAAGAACTCACGGAGGTTGTCAGATGAAGCAATATTAAACCAGTCCAGTGCTCCGAAGGAAGCAACATTATGTGAGTCAAGTGGCCCAAACAAACTATCCGAGGACATCTTGAAGTGCCTGATGAACATATTCTCACGGATGAGCTCTCCAGGGAACACAAAAGAGCTTCTGGAGACATCTCCTGTATCATATTGTAGTGCAAGTTTGGAAGAAACAGATTCTCTAGACCCATATGGTATCTGTGCAGAATTTGGAAAAAGGGATATCGGGCCATATAAGCATTTGCGAGCAGTTGAAGCAAGCTCAAAATTTCCAAACCTCCTGTCGAGTTGTTCATTTTTTACATGTAGACTGAA ATGTTTGCTCAGAGAACTTGCATCAGCAGATTTATCAAATCTCACACATCAGCAGAAGATTGCATTCTGGATTAACATTTACAATTCATGCATGATGAAT GCATTTCTCAAGAAAGGCATTCCAGCAAGTCCTGAGATTATTATCGCGCTGATGCTAAAG GCTGTGATTAATGTGGGTGGTCACTTGCTCAATGCAATGACAATTGAACATTTCATATTGAGGCTTCCCTACAGTTTGAAACAT GTCTGCCCTAAGGGATCTAAAAGCGATCATGTCACGGTGCGAGGCTTATTTGGATTGGAATGGCCGGAACCCTTGGTTACATTTGCACTTTCATGTGGGAGCTGGTCATCCCCTGCT GTGAGAGTATACACTGCAGCCCAAGTTGATAAAGAGTTAGAAAGAGCCAAGAGGGATTATTTGCAAGCAGCTGTCGGTATATGCACACCAAACAAACTGGCAATTCCTAAGTTGCTTGATTGGTACCTTCGTGATTTCGCAAAAGATGTGGAGTCATTAATGGATTGGATCTGCTTGCAACTGCCAGATGAGTTGAGGACCGAAGGAATTAAATGCCTAGAGGTGGCCAGAAGAAGTCCAATTCCACAGCCAATTCAAGTTCTTCCTTATGAGTTCAGATTCAG TCGCGAGGAATTGCGAGCGTATAAACTGTGGCCATTGAACCTATCCAGATCTCGCATCATTGGCAACATTTACATTATACACAGAGGAAGATTCATATTGTCTTCTAGATTTCCAGCTGAGAATAACTGGGTCTGTTCATTAACACTTGCTATTTACTTCTCGACCCCATCTTTGGAAAAAATGAACAAGAAAATTAAAAGCGATGACAAGCATGTGATGTTGATTCATAATATAGTTTTTGGATCATAA